The DNA sequence ACATGGTAATGGATATAGATGATAGAATTTATGAAATGCTTTCAGGACATCAGTTGAATGCCGCCAATATACATATTATCCTAGAAGAAATAGGGAGATTTATTAAGGGCTTTGGTTTTGATACAAAACCTTTAGAAAAATTAGTGCACCAAACAATGGATGAAGAAAGAATTAGGCGATGCAGGAAGGACTTTGGATTCGTAACCGTCTCCTTAACGGAGTTTAAGCCTTTAGAAATTTTCAAAGAAGAAGTTCCACTAGGTAAAATGGCAGATTATCTCATAGCATCCTCTTATCTTCCCATTTTCAAATCAAAAAAATTAGATGGGAAGAAGTTTTTAGATGGAAGCTTTTACAACAACCTACCAATAGATATGTTATATAATAGAGGCTACAAAAAAATTATTGCTGTCCGTCTGTTAAGCAGAGGTAGAATTAAAAAAATAGAGAAGGAAGACTTAGAGGTTATCTATATACAACCTACTCAGGATTTAGGTAATATTTTAGATTTTACCCAAAATCGATCCCATTATAATATGAAGTTGGGGTATTTCGATACCCTGAGGGTGTTTAAACAATTAATGGGTAAAAGGTATTATATCAAGGAAGGGATTAAAGAAGAAGAGGCACTAAAGCTATTAATGAACTTGGAGGAGGAAGCTATTAAATCGTTGGGGAAGCTATATGGTCTATCTCCCCATAAAGGTACTAATAGGTTGCTTCTTGAAGACATTGTGCCTAAATGGATAGGATTAATGGGATTAGAAGAGGATTGTAAATATAAGGATGTTATTGTGGGTCTAGTGGAGGCTATAGGAGATTATAACAAAGTAGATCCTTTTCATATTTATACTCTGCCTGAGCTATTAGGAAAGGGCTTTAATGCTTATGGACATAGGGATGAAATAGAGGAGGATAGAGGTAGAAGTGTGCTTTTTAAAAAAGAACTTTTATTAAAACTCAATAAAGACAAATTATTAGAGGAGACAATAAAAGTTGTTTTGAAATATCATCACAATCTTAAATTATAGGCAAGAAAAATTAAACAAAGCAAGTTCAAACCCATATTTTATCTTCTGGGCATTTCAAGTTTTAATTAAGTTCCATTATAACAAAAGGAGGGATGGAGGATGGATATTTTAAGTATATTTACTACACTTTTTACCATTACAACGATATTAGTTAGCATATTAATCATACTGGACAATCGTAATCCCTCTAGAACGGTGGCATGGCTTTTGGCTTTGATTTTCCTTCCAGTTGTGGGTATGTTTTTATATTTATATATAGGACAAAACCATAGGAAAAAGAAAACATTTATTAAAAAACGAAAGCAGGATTACAAGGTGGTTCATAGCTTGCTACAGCATCAGCTTATTTTCACAGGATATGGAGAATTTCTGAAAAAAAATTTTTTAGACACCCGTGGTAAGGTAGCACCCCTTTTAATAAACAACTCCGAGGCACCTATGACAATAAACAATGAAGCCACTGTACTAATTAATGGCTATGAAACCTTTAGAGAAATGCTAAAGGCAATTAACAAAGCAGAACATCACATTCACATGGAATATTTTATTATAAAGGACAGTGATATAGGAAGAAGGTTCCAGCGGGCTTTAATCAGAAAGGCTAAGGAGGGGATAGAGGTACGGGTGATTTATGATGCCGTCGGTTGCTGGAAGCTAAAGGAGGAATTTTTAAAGCCTCTTAGGGAGGCTGGGGTAAAATTAAAAATTTTTCTACCGGTTACGTTGCCTTTTTTTGGAAGTAGATTAAACTATAGGAATCATAGAAAAATCCTTGTGGTCGATGGAAGGGTTGGCTTTGTTGGAGGACTAAATATAGGGGATGAATATCTTGGAAAAAAGAAAAAAATGGGGTTTTGGAGGGATACTCATCTAAAGATCCGAGGGGAAGGGGTATATCTACTTCAGGTAATTTTTTTAAGGGACTGGTTTTTTGTGGAGGGAGAAGAATTGGAAAGTCCTATTTACTTTCCTAAGCAGGGGATTTGCGGTCAGCAGATGATACAAATTACCTCCAGTGGACCTGATTCCTATTGGAATTCTATCCATCAAGCCTATTTTGCAGCTATCGCCTCAGCTAATAAAAAAGTCTACATCACTACCCCTTACTTAGTTCCTGATGAAAGTATATTAATGGCACTAAAGACCGCTGCTATTCGAGGAATTGATGTAAGGATTTTGTTACCAGGAAGGCCTGATCATCGAACAGTTTTTTGGGCATCAAAATCCCATTTTGAGGAATTATTGGAGGCAGGTGTTAAAATTTATCAATATCAAAAAGGCTTTGTCCACAGCAAGATATTTATTGTTGATGATAACTTTGCATCCATTGGTACTGCCAACTTAGACATTCGTAGTCTTCAATTAAACTTTGAAGTTAATGCTTTTTTATATGACGAAGCTATTGTTAAAACACTAAAAACCTGCTTTTATCAAGATATTAACCACAGCAAGGAAATTATACTAGAGGAGTACAATAAAAGGCCCTTTAGTCATCGGGCCAAGGAATCAATTGCTAGATTATTTTCCCCAATACTGTAGGACAGTTGACTAGGTCAACTGCCTTAGATCAACCTAAAAAACCGCCAAAGGCGGTTTTTCTGTTACTCTACAGTAATTTCTTTATTGTTTTCCCATACACCATGGATGTTACAGTAACTAACAGCATAGATGGTACCAGATTTATTTAATTTAACCTTTGTTGCGCCGGCAGGCTCAGAGAAATTGCCACCTTCACCATGGGCAGTAAATTTAAACTCAGCTAATTCAACTGGGAATTTACCCCCATCTTGGAAAAAGAAGACTTTCACCCAAGAAATATAATGCTCTAAAGTATTAGGATGAGGGATTTCATCGCCAATAGACACTCTTAAATCAAAGGTTTCCCCGGCTTTTACTTTTTCTGGGGCATGGATAACAGGAACGTGTTTTTCACCCTTCCAATCTCCTGATTGTAAAAATTCACCAAAGCTTTTCATAAAATGATTCCTCCTTTTTTAAATAAACTCTTTCCTACACTATTTATAACCAAATTTCTAACAATGTAACAAAAAATTTATAAATACACTGTAAATATTTTGCCAAGGCCTCTGTTAAATAGCACTGTTGATTTTTAGGGGCATATATCTATAGAAAAGAGGCTGCTTATGTTAAATAAGCAGCCCCAACCTATAATCTATAAATTTTTTCAAGGAAGATTTAATATTTAAACAGATTGAATAAAGCTTTTGCCTACTACAATTTGGCGCTTTACTTCACTTCTGGCAGTGCCACCAAAGGTTTTTCTGCGATCTACCGCCAGCTGAGGACATAGTATATCATAAACATCATTTTCAAAGGCAGAACAGTAGATTTTCCATTCTTCCAAAGATAAATCCTCAAAGATCTTATTGTTTTTGATACAATATTGAACGATATTTCCTACAATTCCGTGGGTATCCCTAAAGGGAATACCCTTTAAGACTAGATATTCTGCTATATCTGTAGCTAATAAAAATCCTTTGTTTAAATGTTGACGGATGCTTTCTTCCTTTACTACGATGCCTTCAATAAGAGGTGTAAGAATGTCCAATATCATGTTGACGGTGTAAAGAGAATGAAAAACGGGGCGTTTGTCCTCCTGTAGATCTCTATTATAGGTGAGAGGAAGACCTTTTATATTTATCATTAAATCATAAAGACTACTTAAAACACCACTGGTTTTACCCCTTGTTAACTCTAAGGCATCAGGGTTTTTCTTGTTAGGCATCATACTTGAACCAGTACAAAAATCATCAGGAAGCTCAATAAAATCAAACTCAGAGGTGCTCCATAAAATTAAGTCCTCACTCAATCCACTTGTATGCAGAGCAAAGGTAGAGGCAGCAAATAAAAATTCCAGCAAATAATCCCTGTCTGACACAGTATCTAAGCTGTTTTCACTAGTAACAGCAAACTCCAACTCCTTCCTAGTGAACTCCCTATCCAAAGGCAGGGTGGAACCTGCTAAGGCGCCAGCACCTAAAGGATTTACATCTGTAGTTTCATAAGCATTGTTAAACCGTTTTAAGTCTCTGGCAAATTTCCAGAAATAAGCCATCCAATAATGACCTAAGGAAATAGGCTGGGCGTGCTGTAGATGGGTAAACCCAGGAACAACAATATCTATATCCTTTTCAGCTCTATGTAGTAAGATTTTTAAAAGAGATAGAACTTTATCCTCTAAATCCTTTAGAGCTTTTTTCATATGCAATCGATAATCTGTAGCCACCTGATCATTTCTAGACCGACCAGTATGGATTTTTGCCCCCAAAGGTCCCAGCTTCTCAATTAATCTTGCTTCTAAATTCATGTGAACATCTTCTAGAGCAATCTTAGGGTGAAAGATACCCTTTTCTATCTCTATCTCTATTTCCTCCAAGGCATTTAAAATATTATCTAACTCTATATTAGACAGAATACCGATATGATGCAGCATTTTTCCGTGGGCCCTGCTGCCCTGTAAATCTTCTTTATATAAATTCCAATCAACATCTAGAGACTGGCTATAGTTTTGCATAATTTCTGCTGGTGATCCAGCAAATCGACCGCTCCATAGAGCTTTATCCTTCATAAAATTGACCTCCTAATATATAGTATATTTATACTATATATTACATAAATATAAAAGTCAAGATAGTAGGATTTAGCCATAGTTTTTTTAAAGGGGTTATGCTACAATATTAAAAAGTAAGTTAAAGAAAACTTATATTGGGGAGAGATTTAAGATGGATTTAAGTCAGTTATTTGATATACAAACACAGCTGGATAGAACAATCATGGAGAACCACGGCCTATATGACAAAGATTTAGTGCCAGCTAAAGTCCTAGCATTACAAGTAGAGTTAGGAGAATTAGCCAATGAAACCCGATGCTTTAAATTTTGGAGTAAGAAGTCAGCTTCTCTAAAGTCAGTAATCCTAGAAGAATATGTAGATTGTTTACATTTCCTGTTAAGCATTGGTTTGGACTGCGGATTTCATGTGAAAAGGTTTGAAACAAATCCTAACAATTTAGATTTAATTCAGGAATTTCAAGAGGTATACAAAAAAAGCTGTGACTTTCTTGGATGTTTAAATCAAGAAAAATACGTAAAATTATTCGAAGAATTTTTAACTTTAGGAGAAAAATTAAATTTCACTTGGGAAGAGGTAGAAAAAGCTTATTTCATGAAAAATGAAATTAATCATCAAAGACAGGCAGAAGGGTATTAAACTATTTACACTCTCCATAAAACACTTTGTGTAGCCACTAGCCAAGATATAAAAAAGCTTCTAGGAATCTTCAAGGGTTATTTAAGATAGTAGCTTTATATAAAAGCAAACAATTATAATAAAGTCCATCAGTTTTTTAGATAAAAAGGGATAGAGTTAAGTAAAATTTAATCTCCATCCCTTTTTAGATTAATCTTCTATTTTATACTCGAAGGGATAAACCTCTTCAGGGTTTTTGTTTAACTTGTTTGCAAAGCCCTGAACATCAATTTCTTCTATTACATTATTACCCTTATGAATTTTGACATTCCATATATCCTTACCATTTTCCACTAAGAACTCAGCAGGATATTGACTACCATCAGCTAATGTTATTTTACCATGTTTCCAAGGCATGTACATCAACTCCTTTCTAGATTATTCTTTACTACAGATCTAATCAATATGCCTTCTATTTATAGGAAAGATTTTGACGGATAAAAGATTGATTCTTTTCTTGGACACTGCTAAAATAGTATAAACAATAGAGATTTTATGGAAGGCTCTATAAATAGAAATGGAGGAATTTTTTTGACTTTATTAAGGCAGGTAGCTATTATTTTAGGAATTTGTTTAGCAGGTGAATTATTAAATAATTTACTGAATATACCTATACCTGGAAACGTATTGGGGATGATTTTACTTTTACTATTGCTTGTAACAGGGGTTATTAAGCTGGAGATGATTGATAAAATAACAAAATTTTTATTAGAGCACTTAGCTTTCTTTTTTGTACCAGCTGGTATAGGCTTGCTTAGCAATTTAGAACTTATAAAAGATCAGTGGTTTGCTATCATTGTAACCATTACTATTTCCACCGTTCTTGTTATGGTGGTAACCGGCTTAACGGTGCAATTTTTAATGAGGAGATGGTCAGCGTAATGGAATATTTGAACACACCCTACTTTGGCATTGTTTTATCCATTATCCTTTTTGAATTAGGATTGATTATTTATAAAAAAACCAAGATTTCCTTTTTAAATCCCCTCTTAATTGCGATACTGGGGGGTATTACATTTTTGGTGGTTTTTAATATTGATGTGGAATATTACAATAAAGGTGGCAGTCTAATTTTATTTTTCTTGGGACCAGCAACGGTTATTTTAGCTGTTCCCCTATATAAAAACTTAACTCTTTTAAAGGCCTATTTATTGCCTATTTTAGTGGGGGTTACAGTAGGCTGTATTACAGCTATTACCAGTGTTATTGTCTTGACAAGGGTTTTTGATATTAATAGGGCTATAGCTGTCTCCTTAGTGCCTAAATCTGTTACAACACCTATAGGGATTGAGGTGTCCACAGCATTAGGAGGGATTCCTGGCATTACAGTGGGCTCCATTGTAGTAGCAGGAATCTTTGGTGCTGTTATAGCTCCCATCCTATGTCGAATTTTTAGAATCAAAAACCCTGTCGCTGTGGGAATAGCTATTGGTACAGCTTCTCATGCAGCTGGAACCACTAGAGCTATTGAAATGGGAGAAACAGAGGGAGCCATGAGTGGCTTGGCCATAGGGATAGCTGGATTGATCACTGTATTAATGGTACCAGTTATTATGATGATGCTATAGAAAAGCCCCCCTTTAGGAGGCTTTTCTATAGGGTTTCTATTCTACACCTGCAGTTGTTATAAATCGCTTGAACACCTATATCAGATATACCTTGGGGGGTGAGGTTATTGACCCCTTGATTCTTTAACCACCAACCCTCATAGGAAACAAGGATAGCATCTCCTACACCTTCATCTATTTTTACCTTTGATTTTAACATGCCATTGGCAGATACCAGCATAACTGGCTGGTCCTCCTGTAATTCATAGGTTTTTAATGTTTTAGCATTGCAAAAGATCTCCGGCAATCTTCCTTCTTCCACATCGATAAAATGCTGGGAATGGAGGGAAGTCTTAGGATGGAGGGTTAAGAACTGCAGAGGATATTCATCTGCTTCCTTGAAGGAGAGATCTATTAACATATCTTCCCCTCTAATAAACTCAAACTTTCCAGAATTTGTAGTAAATTTTTTGTTGCTCCAAGGAATATCGCTGTCCTCAAGTTTTATCCTTCTACCCTTAGTTTCATCAATACTGCAGTCCAGTTTTTCTAGTAAAGGTCTTAAACCTCTTGCTAAATATGTCTTTGGACTGTTATATTCACTAATAAAATCCCTCATATCCATAATTTTTGCTAATTGATGAAAGATTTCAAACTCATGGATTATTCCTTCAGGAGCCTCTAGAGCTTTTTCTGTAAAGGTGAAGTAGCTATGCCACATGGAGGAAAACATAAAGTCCTCCTCCTCATAAATGCCGGTGCAGGGCAATACATAGTCGGCTAAAGCTGCTGTATCCGTCATAAAATGGTCAATGACCACCTTGAAGGGTATAGAAGAAAAGGCCCTTATAGCTTTTTGTGTATCGGGGAGCTGAAGGACAGCATTACTTTTGGTAACAAAAATTCCTTTAATTTTGTCCTTTTTATCCTCTAGGACATATTGAGAGAACAAGGGGCGTTTAAAGGTAGTAGAAACTTTTTTGCTGTCAGTATTGGCTAGATAACTCCAATCTAAAAACTTCGTAATATATTGATTAGCATAGTTTACTCCACCTCCAGCAACACCAATGTTCCCTGTGAGGGCCCCTAAGGCATCAATAAAACGAATGTTTTTTCCACCATTTCTATAACGCTGTAACCCATAGCCTAGGATAATCGTGGAGGGCTTATTATCAGCATAAAGATTTGTCAATTCACAGATCAACTCTTCTGTAAGCCCTGTGGCTTTAATAAGCTCCTTCAATTGTTGTCTATCTAAAAACTCCTTAAACTCCTTAAATCCCTTACAATGTTGTTCAACAAAGTTTACATCATATTTCTTTTTATCTAAAATCATTTTGGCCATAGCCATAGCTAAGTAACCATCATGCTCAGGTTTAACCTGGTAATAATAATCAGCAAAGGCAGCAGTAGCTGTTCTTACTGGATCAATGACGACTATCCTACTACCTCTTTTTTGAGCCTTCTTTAAAATAGGGATAAGATGAGCATTGGTGAAGGCAGGATTTCTCCCCCATATAACAATGGTTTTAGCATGGAGATGGTCTAGGGGATTATGGCCTAAAACCTCTCCAAAGTCTAATTTTTGAGCTTCAATACCAGCTCCCCAGCATAGACTTCCCTCTGGGGTGGTGGCACCGCCATAGGCATTGAAAAAGGCAGTGTCAATATTCTTGAGAAGACCCCCATGACCAGACTCGGTGTAGTGGATAACAGCATCAGAACCCTGCTTTTCTCTAATTTCTAGAAGTTTATGGCCAATCTCCTCTAGGGCCTTCTCCCAACTAATTTTTACCCATTCACCCTTAACCTTTTTCATAGGAGAAGTCAGTCTTTTAGGATGCTGGATTCTTTCCATGAGACTGTGACCCTTTTTACAAAGAAACCCCTGCGTTATAGGATCATCTACATCGCCCTTAACAGCCACAATCTTGTTTTCATCTATTTCTACAGCAATGGAACAGACATCAAAGCAATCCAATGGACATGCAGTTTTTATGACTTTCATAGTATCTCAATCCTCTCTACAAAAACTATATAAAACTATTATATAGTTTCAACCAGAAGATTAAAAGAGAAATACCATGATAAGAAAATAACGACAAACATCAAAAAATAGTATAGAAAATGTTACACAAATCCAGCAGGAATTATAGTAAGAAAATTGAATTATTAACTACATGATTCTAAAACGGGAGGGAAAGCAATGAAGACAAAGGATTATATAGAACGCTCCCATCAAAGGTCTATTGGCTTTGGGGTAGATCATAACCGTATTTATAGCACTAAGATTTTGCAGGGGGATAATCTGCAAAAGAGATTAGAAACCAATAGTGATCTTATCGTAACAACAGAACCCTTTATGAATCAATTATACAATTTTGTAAAAGGCTCCTGTTTTTTTGCTATTTTGACAGATGAAGAAGGCTGTATTTTAAATGTTATTGGAGATGAGGATGTACTGGAGGTAGCTTTTAATCTAGAGATGGTGCCTGGAGCCTATATGAACGAAGAACATATTGGTACCAATGCTATGGGAACTGCCTTAGCAGAAGGGATACCTGTGCAGGTTTCTGGGGAAGAGCATTTTATCAAAGCCTATCATCGATGGACCTGCTCTGCTGCCCCCATTAGAAGTCCCCAGGGTAAAATTATAGGAACTTTAAACCTCACAGGCTACAGCCATCTTGTTCATTCCCACACCTTAGGTATGGTGGTGGCTGCTGTTCATGCCATAGAGCATATGCTAAGAATTCACAGAACCAATAACAAGCTGGCCATAGCAAAGCAATACATTGAAACCATCATTGATTCCATTACTATAGGAATATTTACTATAGGCCCTAGGGGTTATATGAAAACCATTAATAGAACAGCAAGGGAAATGCTGGGGTATACTCCACAGGAGATTGTAGGGTTAAGGGTAGAAGATTTGATAGAGGGTTGGAAGGGTATAGAGGATAGCGTTGCAAGGCATATTACCTACCTTGAGGAGGAAGCCTTTATTAAGGGAAAGAAGGGGAAATTTCATTGCACTTTGAGTGCCTATCCTATACTGGATAATACTGATACTACACAAGGAATCGTCTGTGCAATAAAAGAGATAAAAAAAGCTAGAAAACTGGCTAATAAAATGATGGGGAAACAGGCCTTCTATACCTTTGATAGAATTATTGGCAGGAGTGAAAGATTTTTACAGATAGTAGAGTATGGAAAAAAGATAGCTGATAGCCCATCAACTGTACTGATTACAGGGGAAAGCGGTACGGGTAAGGAGGTTTTTGCCCAGTCTATCCATAATGCCAGTGGTCGCAGGGAAGAGGCCTTTGTTGCCATCAATTGTGGTGCTCTCCCAAGAAACCTTATAGAATCCGAGCTTTTTGGCTATGAGGGAGGAGCCTTCACTGGAGCTAAACAGGGTGGGCATCCAGGAAAATTTGAGTTGGCAGATGGGGGAACCTTATTTTTAGATGAAATTGGAGAAATGCCTTTAGATATGCAAACCAATTTGTTAAGGGTATTAGAGGAAGGTAAAATTTTTCGCGTAGGAGGAAACAAGGAAATAGAAGTAGACGTTAGAATCATAGCCGCCACCAACAAGGATTTGAGACAGGAGGTTGAAAAGGGGAATTTTAGAAGAGATTTATATTATAGATTAAATGTATTACCTTTAAAATTATTGGCTTTGAGGGAGAGAAAGGAAGATATTCCTTTGCTAATAGACTTTTTTCTCACAACCAAGTCTTTAAAGCTGGGAAAAAATCCTGTAAATTTATCTAAAGAAATGATCCAAAACATGATTAATCTTCCTTGGCATGGTAACATTCGAGAGCTAGAAAATATGATAGAACAAATTATCAATGCTGAAGGTAATCATCTATGGCAATCGGGGGATGCTGGAAAGGGTATAGAAAGAGTAGGTTTTGATATGGAGGAAGATAGTTTAGAAGAAGTGGAAAAAAAACATATAGAAAAAATTGTTAAGAAGACGGAGGGAAATATAAGTCTAGCGGCGGAAATTTTAGGAATAGGCAGAAATACATTGTACAGAAAAATGAAAAAATACAACACAGAGTGTATTAAATTGGAACATTGTTCTAAAAAAGAACAGCAAACAAAGGGGAAAATGTTCTAAAAAAGAACACTTAATAAAGAAGTGGAAATTGTTTTTCTACAATAAAGAAAGAAAGCTTTATTTTTCAATATAGCTATTAATAAAAATTTCCAATAATAATTGGTACAATAATTGCATTATATATAGAATTAAGGGAAATTAAGAAGAATTTAAAAACTGCCAATTATTAAGGGGAGGTAATTCTATGAACAAATTTATTAGAGTAGATATGACAACAATGAAGGTTACTACTGAAGAAGTTCCGGCAAAATATGCAGGATTAGGAGGCCGAGCACTGACTTCCAACTTTATTAACGATGAAGTGAAGCCTACTTGCCATGCTCTAGGGAAAAACAATAAACTTATTTTTGCTCCGGGTTTACTTAGTGGTACTACTGCTCCTAACTCTGGACGTCTTTCTGTTGGTGGGAAAAGCCCGCTTACAGGTACCATCAAAGAAAGTAATACTGGCGGTTCCTTCTCACAAAAGATGGCTAAAATGGGCATCAAAGCCTTAGTTGTTGAAGGGATGCCTTCTGATGACAAATACTACGTTATTAAAATTGACATAAAGGGTGTTACAATCGATGAAGCTCCAGCTGAAATCCTTGGGGGATGTGGTAACTATAGGGCCATTGAAGTATTAAGTGAAAAATATGGAGAAAAAGTTGGTATTGGTTTAGCGGGTCCTGCAGGAGAGCATCGTTTACCTTCTGCTAATATTTCCTTTAAAGACCCTGAAGGCAACATTCGTAGTGCTGGTCGTGGTGGGTTAGGTGCAGTTATGGGTTCTAAAAGGGTAAAGGCTATTGTTATTGACGATACCGGTGCTGGAGCAGTGGCTGTGGCAGATCCAGAGAAATTTAGAGCAGCGGCAAAGGTATTTGCTAAAGCCATCTTAGATCATCCAGTTTCTGGTCAAGGTTTAGCTGCCTATGGTACTGACGTATTGATCAATATCTTGAACGAGGCCGGTGGTTTACCAGCCTATAACTTTACAGCTGGCCGGATTGATCATAACGATAATATCTGTGGTGAAACATTAAACGCCGTCATTACAGAGCGTGGTGGAGAGGGTAAGGTTTCCCATGGTTGTCATGCTGGATGTATCATGAGATGTTCTCAATGGTATCCAGATAAGCAGGGTAAATATATTACCAGTGGTTTTGAATATGAAACGATTTGGGGTCTTGGTGCCGATGCTGGCATTAAGGATTTAGATGAAATTGCCTATATAGACCGTGAAATGGACGACATAGGTGTCGATAGTATAGAGACTGCCGTTGCTGTAGCTACTGCTATGGAGGGTGGATTATTGCCTTGGGGTGACGGTAAAGCCGTATTAGAAGCGGTTAAAGAAATCCGGACAGCTACCCCCCTAGGAAGAATTCTAGGTAGTGGCACCTCTGTTGTAGGTAAGGTTTGTGGATTATATAGAACTCCTGTAGTGAAAGATCAAGGTATCCCTGCTTATGATCCCCGTCCAGTTAAGGGTATTGGTTTAACCTATGCTACAAGTACAATGGGTGCCGATCACACTGCAGGTTACTGTATCTCTGGTAATATCTTAAAGGTAGGTGCTGACATAGATCCACTTAAGAAGGATGGTCAAATTGAATATTCCCGTGCTATGCAAATTGGAACCGCTGCTGTTGACAGTACAGGTATGTGTCTGTTTGTATACTTTGGTATCGCTGATAACCCTGGTGGATATCAAGCTCTAATTGATATGATCAATGCTCAATATGGTATATCCTTAACAGCTGAAGATGTAGATAAACTTGGGGAGTCTGTTCTAAAGGTTGAACGTGCCTTTAATAAAGCAGCTGGGTTTACCAATGCCCATGATCGTCTGCCTGAATTCTTCGAGTATGAGCCATGTCCTCCCCATAATGTTGTTTGGGACTTTACTCCTGAAGAAATTGATGAAGTCTATGCTTTTGAAAAGGAAGAAGCTCTAAATAGCTAACAATGAAATCCTCTATATCTAGCCCCGTGGCTATATGGAACTGTAATCTTTTGTTTTAAATAAAAAGCCGGACCTAGGTCCGGCTTAAAACTTTTTCATTGAGGGAAAGTATTTGGAGGAGGGATAAATTTTAATGTCAGTAGAAAATAAAAAAACCATTGAAGTTAGAGGATTTCTTGATTTATATGGGAGGTTTCGAAAAAAAAATGGTTCAATCCCTATCATTATGGAACTTGAGAAACCAATTACAGGTGCTGAGTTAGCTAAAAAATTAGAGGTCTCTTGGGAGGAGATTGAAGTAATTTTTGTAAATGGCTTCGTCCAGGATTTAGACCATATCATTTATCCAGGGGATCGGGTGGCTTTTTTACCA is a window from the Natronincola ferrireducens genome containing:
- a CDS encoding patatin-like phospholipase family protein; translation: MLGLTLEGGGSKGAYQIGAWQAFRELGIEFQGITGTSVGALNGALMIQEDFENAYDLWSNITPHMVMDIDDRIYEMLSGHQLNAANIHIILEEIGRFIKGFGFDTKPLEKLVHQTMDEERIRRCRKDFGFVTVSLTEFKPLEIFKEEVPLGKMADYLIASSYLPIFKSKKLDGKKFLDGSFYNNLPIDMLYNRGYKKIIAVRLLSRGRIKKIEKEDLEVIYIQPTQDLGNILDFTQNRSHYNMKLGYFDTLRVFKQLMGKRYYIKEGIKEEEALKLLMNLEEEAIKSLGKLYGLSPHKGTNRLLLEDIVPKWIGLMGLEEDCKYKDVIVGLVEAIGDYNKVDPFHIYTLPELLGKGFNAYGHRDEIEEDRGRSVLFKKELLLKLNKDKLLEETIKVVLKYHHNLKL
- the cls gene encoding cardiolipin synthase, with amino-acid sequence MDILSIFTTLFTITTILVSILIILDNRNPSRTVAWLLALIFLPVVGMFLYLYIGQNHRKKKTFIKKRKQDYKVVHSLLQHQLIFTGYGEFLKKNFLDTRGKVAPLLINNSEAPMTINNEATVLINGYETFREMLKAINKAEHHIHMEYFIIKDSDIGRRFQRALIRKAKEGIEVRVIYDAVGCWKLKEEFLKPLREAGVKLKIFLPVTLPFFGSRLNYRNHRKILVVDGRVGFVGGLNIGDEYLGKKKKMGFWRDTHLKIRGEGVYLLQVIFLRDWFFVEGEELESPIYFPKQGICGQQMIQITSSGPDSYWNSIHQAYFAAIASANKKVYITTPYLVPDESILMALKTAAIRGIDVRILLPGRPDHRTVFWASKSHFEELLEAGVKIYQYQKGFVHSKIFIVDDNFASIGTANLDIRSLQLNFEVNAFLYDEAIVKTLKTCFYQDINHSKEIILEEYNKRPFSHRAKESIARLFSPIL
- a CDS encoding class II SORL domain-containing protein, coding for MKSFGEFLQSGDWKGEKHVPVIHAPEKVKAGETFDLRVSIGDEIPHPNTLEHYISWVKVFFFQDGGKFPVELAEFKFTAHGEGGNFSEPAGATKVKLNKSGTIYAVSYCNIHGVWENNKEITVE
- the argH gene encoding argininosuccinate lyase; translated protein: MKDKALWSGRFAGSPAEIMQNYSQSLDVDWNLYKEDLQGSRAHGKMLHHIGILSNIELDNILNALEEIEIEIEKGIFHPKIALEDVHMNLEARLIEKLGPLGAKIHTGRSRNDQVATDYRLHMKKALKDLEDKVLSLLKILLHRAEKDIDIVVPGFTHLQHAQPISLGHYWMAYFWKFARDLKRFNNAYETTDVNPLGAGALAGSTLPLDREFTRKELEFAVTSENSLDTVSDRDYLLEFLFAASTFALHTSGLSEDLILWSTSEFDFIELPDDFCTGSSMMPNKKNPDALELTRGKTSGVLSSLYDLMINIKGLPLTYNRDLQEDKRPVFHSLYTVNMILDILTPLIEGIVVKEESIRQHLNKGFLLATDIAEYLVLKGIPFRDTHGIVGNIVQYCIKNNKIFEDLSLEEWKIYCSAFENDVYDILCPQLAVDRRKTFGGTARSEVKRQIVVGKSFIQSV
- a CDS encoding dUTP diphosphatase — translated: MDLSQLFDIQTQLDRTIMENHGLYDKDLVPAKVLALQVELGELANETRCFKFWSKKSASLKSVILEEYVDCLHFLLSIGLDCGFHVKRFETNPNNLDLIQEFQEVYKKSCDFLGCLNQEKYVKLFEEFLTLGEKLNFTWEEVEKAYFMKNEINHQRQAEGY
- a CDS encoding CidA/LrgA family protein, which gives rise to MTLLRQVAIILGICLAGELLNNLLNIPIPGNVLGMILLLLLLVTGVIKLEMIDKITKFLLEHLAFFFVPAGIGLLSNLELIKDQWFAIIVTITISTVLVMVVTGLTVQFLMRRWSA
- a CDS encoding LrgB family protein gives rise to the protein MEYLNTPYFGIVLSIILFELGLIIYKKTKISFLNPLLIAILGGITFLVVFNIDVEYYNKGGSLILFFLGPATVILAVPLYKNLTLLKAYLLPILVGVTVGCITAITSVIVLTRVFDINRAIAVSLVPKSVTTPIGIEVSTALGGIPGITVGSIVVAGIFGAVIAPILCRIFRIKNPVAVGIAIGTASHAAGTTRAIEMGETEGAMSGLAIGIAGLITVLMVPVIMMML